Proteins encoded by one window of Venturia canescens isolate UGA chromosome 2, ASM1945775v1, whole genome shotgun sequence:
- the LOC122407380 gene encoding N-acetylglucosamine-6-phosphate deacetylase, whose product MLASCNSDQKPLVQFHNCRILQNGEIINEYLWVRNGKIIDPEKIFFDEKVEADSRIDCQGAIISPGFIDLQINGGFGIDFSENRENIEEGVNRVAKGLLAHGVTSFCPTLVTSPLEIYRRVLPKIKKQKGGKEGAAVLGVHAEGPFISRSKKGAHQENSIRTLDKGIDSVTEVYGSLDNIRYVTLAPEIPNSCSVIEALRRKNIKVSLGHSVANLKEGEQAVKCGVSFITHLFNAMLPFHHRDPGLVGLLTSDEVPSETRIHYGIIADGVHTHPAALRIAHRTHPDGLVLVTDAIAALGLEDGTYRLGQSDIEVQKGRAYIAGTDTLCGSTADMATCVRQFKRATGCSVVEALEAATRHPARALGIDDHKGVLDFGADADLVMLDDDLNVLSTWIAGERVY is encoded by the exons ATGCTCGCGTCTTGTAACAGCGATCAAAAACCGTTGGTGCAATTTCATAATTGTAGAATTTTGCAAAACGGAGAAATCATAAATGAGTATTTGTGGGTTCGCAATGGAAAAATTATCGAcccggaaaaaatatttttcgatgaaaaagttGAGGCTGACTCGCGGATCGACTGTCAGGGAGCGATAATCTCCCCGGGTTTCATCGATCTTCAAATAAACG GTGGATTCGGCATAGACTTCTcggaaaatcgtgaaaatattgaagaaggTGTGAACAGAGTGGCAAAAGGTCTGCTGGCTCACGGGGTGACTTCTTTCTGTCCTACGTTGGTGACATCTCCCTTGGAAATTTATCGCAGAGTCCTTCCgaagattaaaaaacaaaaaggagGGAAGGAGGGCGCGGCTGTTTTAGGTGTTCACGCGGAAGGCCCCTTCATCAGTCGGAGCAAGAAGGGTGCTCACCAGGAGAACTCCATTAGAACTCTGGACAAA GGGATAGATTCGGTTACGGAGGTGTACGGAAGCTTGGACAACATACGTTACGTCACTCTTGCACCAGAAATCCCAAATTCTTGCTCGGTCATTGAGGCTCTGCGTAGAAAAAACATCAAGGTTTCCTTAG GACACTCCGTGGCTAATTTAAAAGAGGGCGAACAGGCTGTCAAATGCGGAGTTTCGTTCATCACGCATCTCTTCAACGCCATGCTTCCG tTTCATCACAGAGATCCTGGCCTGGTCGGTCTATTAACCTCGGATGAAGTACCAAGCGAAACGAGAATTCATTACGGAATTATAGCCGATGGTGTCCATACACATCCAGCCGCGTTACGAATCGCTCACAGAACTCATCCAGATG GCCTCGTATTGGTAACGGACGCGATCGCGGCCCTGGGTCTCGAAGACGGAACGTACAGATTGGGTCAATCGGACATAGAGGTGCAAAAGGGACGGGCCTACATCGCCGGTACCGATACCCTGTGCGGAAGCACCGCCGACATGGCGACGTGCGTTCGTCAGTTCAAACGTGCCACAG GATGCTCCGTGGTCGAAGCCCTCGAAGCCGCCACTCGTCATCCTGCACGAGCTCTCGGTATAGATGATCACAAAGGAGTTCTTGATTTTGGCGCAGACGCCGATCTCGTTATGCTCGATGACGATTTGAACGTATTATCCACTTGGATCGCCGGAGAACGCGTCTACTAG
- the LOC122406528 gene encoding ETS translocation variant 4-like translates to MMNLADQEVPAVTVDLTRMAGDGYGRLEEPMLAADSTAYCPTYPVPESTGDNKNQHGTQLYPQQDFRHETWLQDGSSCETEDSEQFVPEFHHMSGNDVKRGSSQCSKRVNTDRFESQYSDHRESNIRNNNFLDPSPAASSSCFGNNRVSDENREATENNVAVKEEPKDRGYIEPIPVTSLTASRIQEPLTARSLVYQREQHNFAPGLSVREVKGSPTSNRPASANSSASQWHSVQSSGESAFLSRQEIWAASEIYQRRSITPTWTELGGGAQPDLRNLSWERRQGGGGVGGGGSSSSSSSSSYQKRNSSPNLLWGSDYCKRSGSNVGTCGWSEVSVGYQQQQQHRRGSLQLWQFLVALLDDPVNSACIAWTGRGMEFKLIEPEEVARRWGVQKNRPAMNYDKLSRSLRYYYEKGIMQKVAGERYVYKFVCDPEALFNMAYGGGAGGPTISGEARAGGDGGGGDVTSVTRSQAITVKHTSQTDVSDVDKHPACSGYNDAVLAVYSNTSSAYASSSLHHFHQYLGSSNDGFKTPPARYHSHQYAGNHYYHHPPSGYPESFLNYGRFTAHDPLPTEIPLRVQDTSRSHCVAGSENLERTRHSNMAYNSGQRLLHLPASNNSDNNDNEAAAAAAAAAAAATAAVVATTNQPQKIEQAPYACLEVGSCVC, encoded by the exons GCCGGCGATGGTTATGGCCGATTGGAAGAACCGATGCTCGCTGCGGATAGTACCGCTTACTGTCCGACTTACCCGGTACCCGAATCAACCGGTGACAACAAAAATCAGCATG GTACACAACTATATCCACAGCAAGACTTCAGGCACGAAACCTGGCTTCAAGACG GGAGTAGCTGTGAAACGGAGGACAGCGAGCAATTCGTGCCAGAATTTCATCATATGTCGG GTAACGACGTCAAGCGTGGATCCTCGCAATGCAGCAAAAGAGTCAACACCGATCGTTTTGAATCGCAGTATTCGGACCACCGAGAGTCCAACATTCGAAACAACAATTTCCTCGATCCGAGTCCCGCAGCCTCTTCATCTTGTTTCGG AAATAATCGCGTTAGTGATGAAAATAGGGAAGCGACGGAAAATAACGTTGCTGTAAAAGAAGAGCCAAAGGATCGAGGCTACATCGAACCGATTCCCGTGACGAGTTTGACGGCTTCTAGAATTCAAGAGCCTCTAACAG CTCGTAGTCTGGTGTATCAACGAGAGCAGCACAACTTCGCTCCAGGATTATCGGTGAGAGAGGTGAAAGGTTCCCCGACGTCGAATCGGCCCGCGAGCGCGAATTCATCCGCGTCCCAGTGGCATTCGGTCCAAAGTTCGGGGGAATCGGCGTTCTTATCTCGCCAAGAAATCTGGGCGGCTTCCGAGATTTATCAAAGAAGAAGCATAACGCCAACGTGGACGGAATTGGGAGGGGGGGCTCAACCTGATTTGCGAAATTTATCCTGGGAACGACGACAGGGTGGCGGCGGCGTCGGCGGTGGtggctcctcctcctcctcctcctcctcctcttatCAGAAGCGAAACAGTTCACCGAATTTACTATGGGGCTCGGATTATTGCAAGAGATCGGGCTCGAACGTTGGAACTTGCGGATGGAGCGAAGTTTCCGTCGGTtatcagcaacaacaacaacacagACGAGGATCCCTTCAATTGTGGCAATTCTTGGTTGCGCTGCTGGATGATCCGGTCAACTCCGCATGTATCGCATGGACCGGCAGGGGAATGGAGTTTAAACTCATCGAACCCGAAGAG GTGGCTCGCCGATGGGGcgtgcaaaaaaatcgaccggCGATGAATTACGATAAGCTCAGTCGTTCGTTGAGGTATTACTACGAGAAAGGTATAATGCAGAAAGTTGCCGGGGAAAGATACGTTTACAAGTTCGTGTGTGATCCAGAGGCCCTGTTCAACATGGCATACGGCGGCGGGGCAGGTGGACCGACGATATCCGGCGAGGCTCGGGCCGGAGGCGACGGAGGTGGTGGTGACGTTACGAGCGTTACCAGAAGTCAGGCTATTACGGTAAAGCATACGAGCCAAACTGACGTTTCCGATGTTGACAAACATCCGGCTTGCTCCGGCTATAACGACGCTGTTCTCGCCGTGTACTCGAATACCTCTTCCG CGTACGCGTCGTCGAGCCTTCATCATTTTCACCAGTACCTCGGCTCGAGCAACGACGGATTCAAGACTCCCCCAGCCCGTTATCATTCTCATCAATATGCCGGGAATCACTACTATCATCATCCACCTTCCGGTTACCCGGAGTCTTTTCTCAATTACGGTCGTTTTACCGCTCACGATCCACTTCCGACTGAGATCCCTCTTCGAGTTCAAGATACATCTAGATCTCATTGTGTCGCTGGTTCCGAAAATCTCGAGAGAACGAGACATTCTAATATGGCTTACAATTCCGGCCAAAGGTTATTGCATTTACCGGCGAGCAATAACAGCGACAACAATGACAAcgaggcggcggcggcggcggcggcggcggcggcggcggcgacgGCGGCGGTGGTGGCGACGACAAACCAGCCTCAGAAAATCGAGCAAGCTCCTTATGCGTGTCTAGAAGTCGGTAGTTGCGTCTGTTGA